The region CGCATCGAAAAGGCTAGCAAACATGGTACGCATTCTTTACACGCTGATGGCAGTCAGTATTCTTGCCACCTCCCCTGCCCTGACTTGGGCTGCTTCTCCCGTTCAGTTTGATGTCGGCTATCTGACACCGGCCAACGATGTTACCACGCCGGAGTTTCAAAACGCGCGGCCTGGTTATCGTCTCTTGCAGATGGACGTGATGATCTCGACGATGGTCGACTCGCGGATCTCGGAAGACCTGATCGAGACGACGTTCTTCATTGAACCGCACAACCCACGCATTCAAATCGAAGACTTCTCGCCGCAAACAACGCTGCAAAGTCCCTACGCGGGGAACATTTCGAAGGAGAATCGCACCGAACTCGATATCAACGGCAAGCTTTCGGCGAACGAGCGGTTCGACAAGAGCCTCGGTGCCGACGCGACGGTTGGTTTTAATCGTAAGCATGCCACCGTCGAAAAAATGGACATTCTGCCCGAACTGAAACTGGTGGCGGCCAGCGGTACGATCCATCGCGGCCGAGGGGTTTACTTCCGCTTCAATCGCACCAAACAAACGAGCCTGGAAGGAACGACCATCCTGGGCATTGTGCTGGCCGTTCCTGAAAGCTGGTCAGCCGACACCATGACCGTTCGCTGCCAGGCCAAGATTCGTCAGCCGGTCGTTCCAGGCGGTCCTTCCAAAGAAACTGACTTGCCGGAAACGCGTTACACGGTGGCGATCTATCAAACCGGCGACCGCTATGCGGCAAGCGTGGCCGATCGCTACATTCAGGAAGAGTCACGCTGGCAAAGTACCAAGCGGAAGTATGCCGACGAGATTCAGCATCGCCGAAAAGATTCGCCGCTCGATTACCTGACGTCGATCGTCCGTCCGAGTCGCCCGACCGGGAACGTCGATCAATGGTTGGCCACTTCGCCCAAAGAAGCCGCCAATCAACTGCCGCCCCCGGTCGTCGATGCCTATTACCGATTTCAGGAAGCGAAGTCGCTAATGGACAAATGCAGCGGCACGCGTCCACTGCTCAGCAAACGCGTAACCGACGAACACGCCATCGCCAACTCGCCGGTAACGATCGAACTTACCGACGATTAAAGCGAGCAAAGCTTTCGGCCAGGGTGGTCCCGGTTTTTAAACCGGGATCGGCGTAGCCGACAGGAAGCCATTGCAAGGAGAAGACGCGATGGCAATGTCTCTACCAGGGACAAGCTCGATACAATGGCTTCTTGTGGCCTTCGGCCATCCCGGTTTAAAAACCGGGACCACCCTGTACCGAGCTGAGTTCGAGTCGCGTTGCCACTGGGTTCCAGCTTTCGATTGGCAACGGAACACGCCGGCGGGAAGTTACCCGGTCGTTTCCAGATCGAGATATTCGACCGGAATGCTCTTGAACACTTCTTCCATGCTCGTTTCGCCTTGGGCGACTTTCAGCATGGCCGCTTTGCGGAACGTGATCATGCCCATCTCTTCGGCGAGCTGCTCAAGTTCGAGAGTCGGCTTGCGATTGATGATCGCATCGCGCAATGTGCGATTGATCGTGACCATCTCGAAGATCGCCGTTCGTCCGCAGTAGCCTTCGTTTTCGGCGGATGGATCTGGTCCATAGAAGTAGGTCCCTTGCCCCTCTTCCAACAGCGGCTCGATATCGGCAAACGTGTTGCCAGTCGCGCCGAGCTCGTACTTCATCCGTGATTCGGGATCGAGCACACGCACTAAACGCTGAGCGATCACACCCCGCAGGCAGCTGGCGAGAAAGTAAGGATGAATGTCGAACGACAACATGCTTTGCACGGCCCCAGTTGCGACAGGAGCATGCAGCGTGGCGAAGACCAGGTGGCCACTGTTGGCCGCACGAACGGCGGTTACGGCGGTTTCTTTGTCGCGAATTTCGCCCACCATGATAATGTCGGGCTGCTGACGAATCACACCGCGAAGCAGTTCGGGAAAGTCGAGTCCGACTTTGGTGTTCACTTGCGATTGCCGAATACCTGGCAACGAGAATTCGATCGGATCTTCCAGCGTGTTAATCTTGCGGTTGCCATCGTTAAGATGCTGCAGACACGCATAGAGCGTCGTCGTTTTCCCGGTGCCAGTTGGTCCGGTGACTAACACCAAACCAGATTCCGACTGCAGCATTTCCATCAACGCGTTGCGGTCGTGCCGGCCGAGACCAATCTGATCGATCGAGAGCAAGTTATTCTTACGATCGAGCAAGCGAATCGTCAGGTCTTCTCCTTCGCGCGTCGGGATCAGATTCAAGCGAAGATCGATCACCTTTTCGTCGTCGCGGTAGATCCAACGACCATCCTGCGGACGGCGACGCTCGGTGATATCGATGCCGGCGAGCGCCTTCACATAGTTCAGCAGCTGTTTGCCTTCGGAAGCAGGAAGCCGGGTGATGTTCCGCATCCGCCCCCACAAACGCATTGCCACTTGATATTCCGGCTCTCCGGCGAAGATAAACAAGTCGCTTGCGCCGGTCATGGAAGCGTGCTCGATCAGAAGCCGCATTTGGGCTTCCGGGTCGAGGCTGGCCAGATCGACGTGAGAGAAGTCAATTCCGTGCGAGTTATTCTTGTACGTTGACACCAGCTAATTTCTCCGCTTCCGAGGCATTCGCCGCGTTATCAAAGACCAAATCCATCCGCATCAACTTGAAAACGTTGGCTACGGCCGGGGGTGCCGAGTAGCAGATCATGCGTCCGCCATGTTCGGCAAATCGTTTGTGACACACCAACAGCCACCCAATTCCACTGGAATCGATAACTTCGGCATCTTTCAGATCCAACAGCACCGTCAACGTGTAAGCATCTGGCCCCAGCAGCCCGGCAATCGGCTCTTTATCTCGGGGAATGCCGTCCTGGCTCACTTTGCCAGAGATGGCGATGTGTACGTGGCTGTCTTTCGTCGAGATGATCTGTAGATTCATGAGCAAGCCAAATCGTCAGGCCCCGCGTTAGCAAAGCCGTGCGTCTTTAAGTGGTCACATCTTGTTGTTCGATTTGCTCGAGTGCAGGACGAGACTCGCTTCATGTTCCAGAATGGGAACGATGTCAGCAGAGCATGTTAATCAAACGTTCGGCAAATCAGTCCACCATCGGCAAGGATGGTACTACCTGTAATGTAGGCGCCCGCATCACTACCAAGCAACAACGCAGGCCCTACCATATCGATTGTTTCGCCCCACCTTTTTACGGCGGTCCGCTCGGCGAAACGCTGTTTTTGCTCGTCGTTTAACAAGCTCATCGGCAGGTCGGTGGCAATCGGGCCAGGGCAAATGCAGTTGACGGTAATCCCGAAAGGGCCCAACTCCAACGCATGAGCCCGAGCCATCCCGATCAGTGCTGCCTTCGTCCCGGAATACAGTCCGCGTCCAGGATTGGAAGCCAGTGCCATGACACTCGAAAGATGGATGATTCGTCCCCAGTTCTTTTCCTTCATTCCAGGGACGACATGTCGAGCCAAACGCATGCATGCAGTGAAGTTAAGTTCTAACACCTCATCCCAAACTTCGTCGGTAGTTTCCGTTAAGTTTTCGGGTTTGTTGGTGCCTGCGTTGTTGATCAGAATGTCGACGCCCTGGAAGGCCTGCATCACGTCGATCGCCATGGCATCGACCGCAGCCCGATCGGACATGTCACAAACACGGTACTCGACTTGGACACTCAGTCCCTGGGCAATCTCGTCGGCGGCTCCTTTGAGCTCATCTTCATGCCGCGCGGTAATGCAGACATTGGCTCCGCTTTCAGCGAAGGCTCTGGCAATCGCTTTGCCGATTCCCTTACTTCCCCCGGTAATCAGCGCGGTACGATCGGTCAGGCTGAATAGACTTTTCACGGACATCGTCGTTCACTCCTGGCGAAATAGGAATCGGTGGAAAACGCTTACGCCACAACGGCGGTCCGGACACGAAAGATGGCTAGCCGGCGCTCGCGCCGGTAGCCATCTCGCATGATTTCAATTAAACGCCAGGCGACTAGGAGCCGAGCGCGTCGACGACCAAATCGCCCACTTCGGAAGTGCCGTAGCCCATCTTGCCGGCGCTTTGGCTCTTCATCTTCGTACCGGTGACAGTTTGAATCGCCTTCAACACGCGAGCCCCAGCCGCTGGCTGACCGCTGTGTTCCAGCAGCATCGCCGCAGCACTGATCGCCGCAATCGGGTTGATCACGTTTTGACCGGTGTACTTCGGAGCACTACCACCCATCGGTTCGTACATGCTGGTACCACCGGCGTCTGGGTTGATGTTACCACCTGCTGCAACCCCCATGCCACCTTGCAGGATGCCTGCGAGGTCGGTGATGATGTCGCCGAACATGTTCGTCGTCGCGATCACGTCGTAGTATTCCGGATTCTTGACCATCCACATGCAGCATGCATCGACGTGATTGTAATCTGGTTCGACGTCTGGGTAATCTTTGGCAACTTCCTGGAATGTACGCCAAACCAAATCGTGACCGTAAGTCAGCACGTTGGTTTTAGCGACGAGCGTCAGCTTCTTGCCTTTAGGGTTGTTTCGCTTTTGGGTGTATTCAAACGCCCAGCGTAGCCATCGTTCGCATCCCTTACGGGTATACATAGCGGTCTGCGTGGCGACTTCGTCCGCGGTTCCCTTCTTCAGGAAACCACCCACACCGGCATAAAGGTCTTCGGTGTTTTCACGCACAACGACGAAATCGATCTCTTCGGGACCTTTGTCCTTCAGCGGCGTGTCGACGCCGGGGTAGAGCTTCACCGGACGCAAATTGATGTACTGATCCAATTGGAAACGAAGTTGCAGCAGCAAACCCTTTTCCAAAATACCAGGGGCGACGTCAGGATGACCGATCGCACCGAGGAAGATGGCGTCGAACTTACGCAACTCGTCGACGGCACCCTCAGGCAGAATTTCGCCGGTCTTCAGATAGTGGTCACCACCGAATCCAAATTCGGTCTTTTCAATGCTGAAACCTTCCAGCTTCGCAGCCGCGTCCATCACTTTCAGGGCTTCTGCGGTAACTTCGGGCCCGGTTCCATCTCCACCAATAACGGCAATTTTCATGTTCGACATCTTTTCGGAAGGTAGGGTGCTGTTCGAGTTGACCAGATTCTGACCGATCGCCGCTTGCTTAGTCGATTAAGCCTGGGCTCGATCAAACTTCCAGTTTATCCATGAATTCACGGAGGAACAACGGGACCAGAATCGTCCTCAGCCGAGCGCAACTTGCCCTCAATGTGCCATTCCCCCGCTTTCTCTGGCCTCTTGAATGGCGATTTCTTACATCGGAAGTCAAAGCGGTTTCTCGGCCACGCTCAAACAGAACTCGTTCCACCGACCAGGCCCCCACCAGCCCATGAAGAGGGTGTGAAGAAAGTATGATTTAAATGTTTCCTGTAAGTCAACTTTGTTGGATTCCATAACGAGGCCCCCTTACACTGAAACAAGTCAGCAGCCGAGTCACGATGACATGCTCTGTTTGTAGTCCCAGGAAGCGGTACGCGGATACGAACGGAACTGATTATAGGGCAGAAAAAGCCTGTATTTCACACGTTTTTCTCGAATCGTTCTCAATTATTCATCGCTTGGAGAGTCTCATGACGTTTCATCTTCGGAAGACCGGTTTCACGCTCGTCGAGCTGCTGGTGGTCATCGCCATTATCGGCATTCTCATTGCTCTTTTGTTGCCTGCGGTTCAACAAGCTCGTGAAGCCGCACGACGCATGCAGTGCACCAACAACTTCAAACAAATTGGCTTGGCTCTGCACAACTATCACGATACCCACGGTAATTTTCCGTATGGTTTTCGCCTGGGAAACATTGGCAATCGCGACTGCTGGTTCCAGCGTCTGCTTCCTTTTGTGGAACAGACGGCCCTGCAGGATGTTTACGAAGAATGTATCCGCACGCCGTCAGCCGATGGTGGTAACTTGAGCGGCGGTGTTTCGTACGTTTATACGATTCCGTCAAAGTTCCAAGGCAGCCTGCTCGGCGGTGCGGTGATCGACATGTTCAATTGCCCTTCCGAGCCGAACAATCCTGCCTACTGCCGCGGCAATCAGGTCGGTAACTACGTGCTGTGTAACGGAAGCGATTTCTTCAAGCGAACGGCGAATCCTCCAAACAACACCAAGGGGATGTTCTACTACGAATCCAGCACCGGTTTTAACAACCTGACCGACGGTAGCTCGAACACGGCAATGGGTAGCGAAGCAATCATCCGTGGAGCGAACCGCGCTGGACATATCTACGATGCCGGCGGTTACTGGCAAGGCGCCAATCATGGCGAAGGTTTCTTCTCGACACAGCAAGCCCCGAATACAACGCTGCCAGACTTGATCGTACGTAGCGACACCAACGACAACGAATGCACCAACGGTCAGTGGGATCAAATCGCTCCGTGCGAAGACGTTGGCTACGACGACAACAACTCTAGTGGCGGCTACCGCAACTCGGCACGCAGCTACCATCCAGGCGGCGTGAATGTTGTGCTGGGCGACGCATCGGTTCGTTTCATTCCGGAAACGATCAACTTGGAAACGTGGCGAAACCTGGGCTCGACCAGCGACGGTCAGGTCTTAGGCAGCTTCTAATGGCACGCGGTATGTGAATGGACAACCAGCTTTGCCGAGATTTGGAGTTCCTGTCTCGGCAAGGCTTGGTTTCATAGCCAGGCAAACGTTACACCTTCTAACACGAGACTTACCATGAACCGACTTCTCCCAAATCGTTCCTGCACCGCGGTGATGTTTTCTTTGGCGTTAGCCGTTTCGTTGATCGGTGGTTGCTCGAATGGAAGCGCCGACGGTACCGTTGCTGTCTCCGGTAATATCACCTTCGACGGACAGCCATTGTCGAGCGGTAAGATCATCCTCGAGCCAACGGAACCTGGCGGACGTCCTTACGCGGGATCGATTCATGATGGACATTTCCAGATGTATGTGTCGCCTGGACAGAAGGTCGTTCGGATCACATCGACACGCTACGAAGCACCTCAAGGGCTTTCCAAGAAGGCGAAGACCTCCATGGAAGTGGGCATGACGCAAACGATTCCGGTGCAGTTCATTCCCAAACGTTACAACCAGCAGTCGGAGCTGAAGATCAAAATCGACGAAGTAGGCAATGGCGACTTGGCGTGGGACTTGAAAAACTAGCAAGCCCTCGTTCATCGCGATAACGACCAACACGTAGAAGAAGAAATCAAGCCATGGGGCATTCCACCACTCGACGCCACTTTCTTGGCACTTCGTTAGGACTCACGCTCGGGGCCGCCGCAACGACGGCAGAAGCACGACCGTTTGCTGCCACCCCGCTCGAGAAACCGCACGAAGCACTGCGGATATTGCACCTGACCGATATCCACATTCGCCCGGAAGTGGTAGCACCGCAGCGCTGCGAAAGATTGCTCGCCGCTGCGATTGCTCAGTCTGGTGAGATCGACTTGGTGCTCAATGGCGGCGATTCGATTTATGCGGCCGATTACGGCGACATCAGCCGGGAACGCGTGCTTGAACAGTGGAAGCTCTGGGACGAGGTAGTCGCAAAACCGTTGAGCCCATGGCGAATGCTCTCCGCACTAGGCAATCACGACATGTGGTGGGCAGCACCCGACAAGCAAGATCCGATGTACGGCAAGGACTACGTCCTGAAACGGCTCCATCAAGAGTCGCGTTACTTAAGCATTGTCGAAGGTGGCTGGTTGATTGTCGTACTCGATTGCAACAACTCAGGCCTTCTCGATGAAAAGCAACTCGCCTGGCTGCATGTCCAAGCCAACCAGCACTCCGAACTGCCGATGTTGATCATGAGTCATCAGCCGATTTGCATGGCTCAGCAATGGATCGGCAGCGGGATGTCTCAACGGCAACATCAGATCGTCGATCCGTTGGTCGACAAGCGATTGAGTGCCCGACCGGTTTATTTTCTTTCAGGTCACGAGCACGTGATCGATACGCTTTCGTACGCCAACGTAAGCTTCCTGTGCAATGGCGCGTTCAGCGGCGCGTGGTGGCAGTACGAACTCGTCAAGCCAGGCCACTACGAAGGAAACAACAGCGTTTCCGGAACACCGATGGGTTTCGCAACGATCGATTTGAACCGAGACGGGACGTTGATCAACAGCTATGTCGATATGACCGACAGCCAGGATGGCAAGCTTCTCGA is a window of Bremerella sp. TYQ1 DNA encoding:
- a CDS encoding GspE/PulE family protein, encoding MSTYKNNSHGIDFSHVDLASLDPEAQMRLLIEHASMTGASDLFIFAGEPEYQVAMRLWGRMRNITRLPASEGKQLLNYVKALAGIDITERRRPQDGRWIYRDDEKVIDLRLNLIPTREGEDLTIRLLDRKNNLLSIDQIGLGRHDRNALMEMLQSESGLVLVTGPTGTGKTTTLYACLQHLNDGNRKINTLEDPIEFSLPGIRQSQVNTKVGLDFPELLRGVIRQQPDIIMVGEIRDKETAVTAVRAANSGHLVFATLHAPVATGAVQSMLSFDIHPYFLASCLRGVIAQRLVRVLDPESRMKYELGATGNTFADIEPLLEEGQGTYFYGPDPSAENEGYCGRTAIFEMVTINRTLRDAIINRKPTLELEQLAEEMGMITFRKAAMLKVAQGETSMEEVFKSIPVEYLDLETTG
- a CDS encoding metallophosphoesterase: MGHSTTRRHFLGTSLGLTLGAAATTAEARPFAATPLEKPHEALRILHLTDIHIRPEVVAPQRCERLLAAAIAQSGEIDLVLNGGDSIYAADYGDISRERVLEQWKLWDEVVAKPLSPWRMLSALGNHDMWWAAPDKQDPMYGKDYVLKRLHQESRYLSIVEGGWLIVVLDCNNSGLLDEKQLAWLHVQANQHSELPMLIMSHQPICMAQQWIGSGMSQRQHQIVDPLVDKRLSARPVYFLSGHEHVIDTLSYANVSFLCNGAFSGAWWQYELVKPGHYEGNNSVSGTPMGFATIDLNRDGTLINSYVDMTDSQDGKLLEPFA
- a CDS encoding STAS domain-containing protein — translated: MNLQIISTKDSHVHIAISGKVSQDGIPRDKEPIAGLLGPDAYTLTVLLDLKDAEVIDSSGIGWLLVCHKRFAEHGGRMICYSAPPAVANVFKLMRMDLVFDNAANASEAEKLAGVNVQE
- a CDS encoding SDR family NAD(P)-dependent oxidoreductase yields the protein MSVKSLFSLTDRTALITGGSKGIGKAIARAFAESGANVCITARHEDELKGAADEIAQGLSVQVEYRVCDMSDRAAVDAMAIDVMQAFQGVDILINNAGTNKPENLTETTDEVWDEVLELNFTACMRLARHVVPGMKEKNWGRIIHLSSVMALASNPGRGLYSGTKAALIGMARAHALELGPFGITVNCICPGPIATDLPMSLLNDEQKQRFAERTAVKRWGETIDMVGPALLLGSDAGAYITGSTILADGGLICRTFD
- a CDS encoding 3-isopropylmalate dehydrogenase, with product MKIAVIGGDGTGPEVTAEALKVMDAAAKLEGFSIEKTEFGFGGDHYLKTGEILPEGAVDELRKFDAIFLGAIGHPDVAPGILEKGLLLQLRFQLDQYINLRPVKLYPGVDTPLKDKGPEEIDFVVVRENTEDLYAGVGGFLKKGTADEVATQTAMYTRKGCERWLRWAFEYTQKRNNPKGKKLTLVAKTNVLTYGHDLVWRTFQEVAKDYPDVEPDYNHVDACCMWMVKNPEYYDVIATTNMFGDIITDLAGILQGGMGVAAGGNINPDAGGTSMYEPMGGSAPKYTGQNVINPIAAISAAAMLLEHSGQPAAGARVLKAIQTVTGTKMKSQSAGKMGYGTSEVGDLVVDALGS
- a CDS encoding DUF1559 domain-containing protein, coding for MTFHLRKTGFTLVELLVVIAIIGILIALLLPAVQQAREAARRMQCTNNFKQIGLALHNYHDTHGNFPYGFRLGNIGNRDCWFQRLLPFVEQTALQDVYEECIRTPSADGGNLSGGVSYVYTIPSKFQGSLLGGAVIDMFNCPSEPNNPAYCRGNQVGNYVLCNGSDFFKRTANPPNNTKGMFYYESSTGFNNLTDGSSNTAMGSEAIIRGANRAGHIYDAGGYWQGANHGEGFFSTQQAPNTTLPDLIVRSDTNDNECTNGQWDQIAPCEDVGYDDNNSSGGYRNSARSYHPGGVNVVLGDASVRFIPETINLETWRNLGSTSDGQVLGSF